AAAAGCTACGGACCAGCTAGAGGATATCTTGGAGAAGGCCGCTCAGGGAAAAAATTATTTTTCGGATTTTGAGGCGTTTGAGAAATACCAGAAGCACACCTTTGCCAATATCGATTTATCCAAAGAGTTTAAATGTCTGGCGCAACTGTTTGAAGGCGTATCCTTATTAGGGGATTATAGCGCCAAGATAAAAGACGAGGTGTTGGCCCATGGAGAACTCATCTCTGGTAAATTAGTCAGCAAATTGCTTATCGGTAAAGGAATCAAAGCAGTTTTTATAGATTCAAGAGATTTTTTGACCACAGATGCTGCCTTTGGCGATGCAAAGATTTTAGAAAAAATTTCCAAAGAGAAATTAACGCTGCTGTTAAGTAAACTTCCCAATGGGTCAGTGCCCGTAATTACGGGTTTCGTAGCTGCTGCCGAGAGTGGAGAAACGACGACGCTAGGCAGAAACGGTAGTAATTATTCCGCTGCCCTGATAGCAAATTTTCTAGATGCCGAAGAGCTCCAGAACTATACCCATGTCGATGGTATTTTTACTGCTAACCCAGACTACGTTAAGGAAGCCAAAAGACTTGCACACCTATCGTATGCAGAAGCCAATGAACTGGCTAATTTTGGGGCAACTATTTTACATGCAAAGACCATAATTCCGTTGATAGAGAAAAATATTCCGCTACGAATACTCAACACCTATAACAACGATAACGAAGGAACGCTCATTAGCGCCCAATCTAGTAAAGAGGGGATTAAGAGCTTATCCGTCATTGAAGACGTTGCCCTTATAAATCTAGAGGGTAGGGGCTTGCTAGGTAAGGTCGGTATCGATGCCCGTATTTTTAAAACACTAGAAAACCATAACATTAGTGTTAGTATCATTTCCCAAGGTTCTTCGGAACGTGGTATTGGATTGGTCGTGAAGCGCATTAAGGCCCAAAAAGCCAAGCAGGCCTTGGAAAATGAATTTTCCAAAGACTTTCAGGCTAAAGACATCAATATGATTACGGTCATGGACGATGTATCCGTTATTTCCATTGTGGGTCAAGATTTAAGCACCTTTCACAAACCATACAATGCACTTATAAAAAACCAGATTATTCCGTTGCTTTTTAATAATACGGCCTCTGGAAAGAACGTTAGTCTGGTGGTTAAAAAATCGGATTTGACCAAGGCTTTGAACGTGATGCACGGTCAGATTTTTGGGATAAGTAAAAAAGTGAACCTGGCTATTTTTGGGCATGGAAATGTTGGTGGTACGCTTATTGACCAGATTTTAAAATCCACCAAGAAAATAGCAAAAAGAAAAGGAATCGATTTACGGGTCTTTGCCATCGCCAACTCTAAAAAGGTAGTGCTGCATCCAGAGGGTTTAGGGGCAACATGGAAGAGTGAACTAAAGAGAAAAGGGAGGTCCTATACCGTTCAGGATATTTTTGATTTTGCGCAAACCCATCACTTAGAGAATCTAATAGCCGTGGATAATACCGCCAGTAATGATTTTGTTGCGCATTATTTTGATTTTGTTGAGAACGGTTTTGATATGGTCTCTTCCAATAAAATTGCCAACACCTTGGGCTTCGACTATTACCAGTTACTAAGGGAAGAACTCGTAAAATATCAAAAACAATACCTGTATGAAACTAACGTAGGCGCTGGATTACCCTTAATAGATACCATAAAACTATTACATCTTTCGGGTGAGAATATAACCCGTATAAATGGGGTGTTCTCCGGTTCGTTAAGTTATATTTTCAATACCTTTTCTGAGGTGGATGCACCTTTTTCTTCCATTTTAAAGGATGCGATGCAGCGAGGGTATACAGAGCCCGACCCAAGGGAAGATTTATCGGGTAACGATGTGGGTCGCAAGTTATTGATTTTGGCACGTGAGCTAGATTTGAGTAATGAGTTCTCTGATATCGCGATTGAAAATTTAATTCCTGAGAGTTTGCAAACGGTAGAAACCGATTTCTTTATGAAAAACTTAGAGGTTTTGGATGCAAAGTTTAATGAAATAAAAAAGAACCAAAAACCGAATCATGTGTTGCGTTACGTAGGTGATTTGCATGGTAACCTGCAAAAGGAAAAGGGCCTACTCGACGTAAAATTAGTTTCCGTTCCAAAGTCCAGCGCATTGGGTCAAGTAAAAGGGTCGGATTCCATTATTGAGATTTATACGGAGTCT
This genomic window from Maribacter sp. MJ134 contains:
- the thrA gene encoding bifunctional aspartate kinase/homoserine dehydrogenase I, translated to MLHQITLKNYTTLSGVTQDIELSYQLFGRALHSAPLVLVNHALTGNSNVTGPEGWWSALIGDKKCIDTQKYTILAFNIPGNGHDKFVIENYKDFVAGDMAKIFLLGLEKLSIKKLFAIIGGSLGGGIAWEMAVLNPKLTEHLIPVASDWKSTDWLIANCQIQEQFLVNSKQPVHDARMHAMLCYRTPESFKERFKRSTNEELQVFNVESWLTHHGKKLQERFQLSAYKLMNQLLKTIDVTRDGNERFLKLQNSDTNIHIVGVDSDLFFTAKENKDTFKQIAQANSNVTYGEIQSLHGHDAFLIEFEQLEKLLNGVFNTNGKSGKLKVLKFGGKSLSNGEGLERVLDIVSHKVSSGEHIAVVLSAREKATDQLEDILEKAAQGKNYFSDFEAFEKYQKHTFANIDLSKEFKCLAQLFEGVSLLGDYSAKIKDEVLAHGELISGKLVSKLLIGKGIKAVFIDSRDFLTTDAAFGDAKILEKISKEKLTLLLSKLPNGSVPVITGFVAAAESGETTTLGRNGSNYSAALIANFLDAEELQNYTHVDGIFTANPDYVKEAKRLAHLSYAEANELANFGATILHAKTIIPLIEKNIPLRILNTYNNDNEGTLISAQSSKEGIKSLSVIEDVALINLEGRGLLGKVGIDARIFKTLENHNISVSIISQGSSERGIGLVVKRIKAQKAKQALENEFSKDFQAKDINMITVMDDVSVISIVGQDLSTFHKPYNALIKNQIIPLLFNNTASGKNVSLVVKKSDLTKALNVMHGQIFGISKKVNLAIFGHGNVGGTLIDQILKSTKKIAKRKGIDLRVFAIANSKKVVLHPEGLGATWKSELKRKGRSYTVQDIFDFAQTHHLENLIAVDNTASNDFVAHYFDFVENGFDMVSSNKIANTLGFDYYQLLREELVKYQKQYLYETNVGAGLPLIDTIKLLHLSGENITRINGVFSGSLSYIFNTFSEVDAPFSSILKDAMQRGYTEPDPREDLSGNDVGRKLLILARELDLSNEFSDIAIENLIPESLQTVETDFFMKNLEVLDAKFNEIKKNQKPNHVLRYVGDLHGNLQKEKGLLDVKLVSVPKSSALGQVKGSDSIIEIYTESYGENPLVIQGAGAGAAVTARGVFGDILRIAEKG